One Xiphophorus maculatus strain JP 163 A unplaced genomic scaffold, X_maculatus-5.0-male Unplaced_Scaffold_BN000212F, whole genome shotgun sequence genomic window carries:
- the LOC111607982 gene encoding gastrula zinc finger protein XlCGF8.2DB-like produces MVVPVDEQTDHTESEPNRNQVIFQEAAEAENQNQERRKPFSSVICEKRLAFKSVFDALMRTHTGEKPFSCVKCGKSFIQKHDLTRHVMIHTGEKPFSCVNCGECFRQKQYLTKHMMIHTGEKPFSCVTCGKSFSQKHDFTQHMNIHTGEKPFSCVTCGKSFIRKQDLTQHMMIHTGEKPFSCGNCGKSFCQKQNLIRHIRGHTGEKPFSCVTCGKSFIRKQDLTQHMMIHSGEKPFSCVTCGKIFRHKSALTQHMMIHTGERFNNQPEPGPPANGDQRSEPSPVPTQQTDLNRICILLTHLANLWHGKLDVSPTQERAGSDGTVHMRHASPGPDLSKPNT; encoded by the exons atggtggttcctgttgatgagcaaacagaccacactgaatcagaaccaaacaggaaccaagtcatcttccaggaagctgctgaagctgagaaccaaaatcaagAAAGACGAAAACCTTTCTCAAGTGTCATCTGTGAAAAGCGTTTggctttcaaatctgtttttgatgctcttatgagaactcatacgggtgaaaagccgttttcatgtgtgaagtgtggaaagagttttattcaaaaacatgatttaactcGTCATgtgatgattcatactggtgaaaagccgttttcatgtgtgaattgtggagAATGTTTTCGTCAAAAACAGTATTTAACTAAGCATATGATGATTCAcacgggtgaaaagccgttttcatgtgtgacctgtggaaaaagttttagtcaaaaacat gattttactCAGCACATGAatattcacacaggtgaaaagccgttttcatgtgtgacctgtggaaaaagttttattcgaaaacaggatttaactcagcacatgatgattcacactggtgaaaagccgttttcatgtggaaattgtggaaaaagcttttgtcaaaaacaaaatttaattcgGCACATTAGGggtcacactggtgaaaagccgttttcatgtgtgacctgtggaaaaagttttattcgaaaacaggatttaactcagcacatgatgattcactctggtgaaaagccgttttcatgtgtgacctgtggaaaaattTTTAGGCATAAATcggctttaactcagcacatgatgattcacacaggtgaa AGATTcaacaaccaaccagaaccaggaccaccaGCAAACGGTGACCAGAGGAGCGAGCCTTCGCCGGTTCCCACACAGCAGACCGACCTGAACCGGATCTGCATTCTGCTGACACATCTGGCAAACCTCTGGCATGGCAAATTGGATGTCAGCCCGACTCAGGAAAGAGCTGGCAGTGATGGCACGGTTCACATGAGGCATGCCTCACCTGGGCCAGATCTGTCCAAGCCAAATACGG